A stretch of Diceros bicornis minor isolate mBicDic1 chromosome 29, mDicBic1.mat.cur, whole genome shotgun sequence DNA encodes these proteins:
- the RAB11FIP1 gene encoding rab11 family-interacting protein 1 isoform X1, translating to MSLAASAGRGPGAVWSPTHVQVTVLQARGLRAKGPGGTSDAYAVIQVGKEKYATSVSERSLGAPVWREEATFELPPLLSTGAAPAAAATLQLTVLHRALLGLDKFLGRAEVDLRELHRDQSRRKTQWYTLKSKPGKKDKERGEIEVDIQFMRNNMTASMFDLSMKDKSRNPFGKLKDKIKGKNKDTASDTASAIVPSMSPSADSDDESSLKDKKKKSKIKNLFSKSNLQKTPLSQSMSVLPTSKSDKVLLCPGEFQSRWEDDDNEDESSSASDVMSHKRTASVDPKQLNQINFNLPKKEGLSFLGGLRSKNDSLSRSNVCINGNHVYMEEPEAKSETKDSTPSPSPSPQGFRKKHLFSSTENLATRSWKEPGEGGAVSSDRGLSESATKDSLKYMSLPSYRPLVSGDNRENLAPATLEAAKETKESKKQENKKSSLLSLVTGKKDVAKGSEGESPPTIPWKEREKEREKEQEKEGTLREVRPGEGGSGPAEDLVKRSEKNTTAVVSGRGKSLNPFEEVQITEPETDPEPKSEPAPPVTSARAPQTKAVKPRLEVSPEAQPTARLPSSSESPLFFSALPFTSGQTPVPSELGHDSETQSSESPSVFSSFSSPIAAPISTSTPIKNWPSTDQGQAASEAPPLLLEEESLTQVPNTVSCALGSLAKQPPIPVCEGMEDSPMGKTSEIGTEKNSSGNDSEKSLLKQPEMGQQEELLRVPPTKQQGHIPSSEEAPEVTIALSLRSGRIESPAGKPLMGENTDLESPSRSFVESEGRDGGMSVIEEAAPPLQVGESVPPLDSVMRRPEEMGLNVSKGRKKIKKRVSFSEQLCTEEEVEKSTGLVSPRELMCEGAPAGDVSDGEPAESPHMGDSEREAVTELGPLSYSVPASVADHFPLPSHEAGFSEGPTSEASSGKDTPLLSVEGDSTLMAQNQSKASDHEGLLSDPLSDIPSASDVKSPVMADLDLTLPSIPEVASDDERIDQVEDDRETAKVATLEVGASSLSGLPACPEKEKGLSGEVDGLAAPAESACDLRTKAPKASVTASSEQTTALGIHKPYLGKSSHLDKQLPGTGSGEEEKLMGNGRPGQPPDAALESLISGPSFSETFPATHSFSSSPHSDTHHTSTAESQKKATAEGSAGKVENSGKRKPLLQAWVSPSETHPVSPQPSAGTGSAKHRLHPVKPMNTTATRIANSSLGTATIISENLINEAMMKKYNPSDPAFAYAQLTHDELIQLVLKQKETISKKEFQVRELEDYIDNLLVRVMEETPNILRIPAQVGKKAGKM from the exons ATGTCCCTGGCGGCCTCGGCGGGCCGGGGCCCGGGGGCCGTGTGGTCCCCAACGCACGTGCAGGTGACAGTGCTGCAGGCGCGGGGCCTGCGGGCCAAGGGCCCCGGGGGCACGAGCGACGCGTACGCGGTGATCCAGGTGGGCAAGGAGAAGTACGCCACCTCGGTGTCGGAGCGCAGCCTGGGCGCGCCGGTGTGGCGGGAGGAGGCCACCTTCGAGCTGCCGCCGCTGCTATCGACCGGGGCCGCGCCGGCGGCCGCCGCCACCCTGCAGCTCACCGTGCTGCACCGCGCGCTGCTTGGCCTCGACAAGTTCCTGGGCCGCGCCGAGGTGGACCTGCGGGAGCTGCACCGGGACCAGAGCCGCCGGAAGACGCA GTGGTATACCTTGAAATCCAAACCAGGAAAGAAGGATAAAGAGCGAGGAGAAATTGAGGTTGACATCCAATTTATGAGAAACAACATGACTGCTAGCATGTTTGACCTTTCCATGAAAGACAAGTCTCGGAATCCATTTGGGAAACTGAAGGACAAGATCAAGGGGAAGAATAAGGATACTGCATCAGATACTGCTTCAGCCATCGTCCCCAGCATGAGCCCCTCAGCTGACAGTGATGATGAGTCTTCtttgaaagacaagaaaaagaagtcaaagaTCAAGAACTTGTTTTCCAAGTCTAATTTGCAGAAGACGCCGCTTTCCCAGTCCATGTCTGTCCTGCCTACATCAAAGTCAGACAAAGTGCTGCTTTGTCCTGGAGAATTTCAGTCCCGGTGGGAGGATGATGACAATGAGGACGAGTCCTCCTCTGCCTCGGACG TCATGTCTCACAAGAGAACAGCAAGTGTGGATCCTAAGCAACTGAACCAGATCAACTTCAACCTTCCCAAGAAGGAAGGACTCTCCTTTCTTGGTGGCCTTCGGTCTAAGAATGACTCCCTTTCCCGCTCTAATGTCTGTATCAATGGGAACCATGTTTACATGGAGGAGCCGGAAGCCAAGAGTGAGACCAAAGACAGCACCCCTTCTCCTTCCCCGTCGCCCCAGGGCTTCAGGAAGAAGCATTTGTTCTCATCTACAGAAAACCTGGCTACTCGGTCTtggaaggagcctggggaaggaggGGCAGTGTCTTCTGATAGGGGGCTCTCTGAGTCTGCCACAAAAGACTCTCTGAAATACATGTCTCTGCCATCCTACCGGCCACTGGTCAGTGGGGACAATAGGGAGAACCTGGCTCCAGCGACCTTGGAGGCTgcaaaagaaaccaaagaaagcAAGAAGCAGGAGAACAAGAAGTCCTCCTTGCTTTCCCTGGTGACGGGAAAGAAGGATGTGGCCAAGGGCAGTGAAGGCGAAAGCCCTCCTACCATCCcgtggaaggagagggagaaggagagggagaaggagcaggagaAGGAGGGCACGCTTAGGGAAGTCAGACCGGGGGAGGGTGGGTCAGGGCCTGCTGAAGACCTCGTGAAAAGATCCGAGAAGAATACTACGGCTGTTGTCTCTGGACGGGGTAAATCCCTGAACCCCTTTGAGGAAGTGCAGATCACAGAACCGGAAACTGACCCAGAGCCCAAGTCAGAACCTGCACCCCCTGTGACCTCTGCAAGGGCACCCCAGACCAAAGCCGTCAAACCTCG ACTGGAAGTGTCTCCAGAGGCTCAACCCACAGCCAGGCTTCCTTCTtcctctgagtctcctctctttttttcggCTCTTCCTTTCACTTCTGGCCAGACACCTGTCCCTTCTGAATTGGGGCATGATTCAGAGACACAGTCCTCTGAATCTCCTTCTgtcttctcctctttctcctctcccataGCAGCTCCCATTTCCACATCCACTCCGATTAAAAACTGGCCTTCCACAGACCAGGGCCAGGCTGCTTCTGAAGCACCACCTTTGCTCCTTGAAGAAGAGAGTTTAACACAAGTTCCAAACACTGTTTCTTGTGCCTTGGGGTCACTTGCCAAACAGCCACCCATTCCAGtgtgtgaagggatggaagattcTCCAATGGGGAAGACCAGTGAGATAGGCACAGAGAAGAATAGTAGTGGTAACGACTCAGAAAAGTCTCTCCTGAAGCAGCCTGAAATGGGGCAACAAGAAGAACTTCTGAGGGTCCCCCCCACAAAACAGCAAGGCCACATCCCTTCATCTGAAGAGGCCCCGGAAGTAACAATTGCCCTTTCACTCAGAAGTGGCAGGATTGAAAGCCCAGCTGGGAAGCCTCTGATGGGGGAAAACACGGACTTGGAGAGTCCGTCTAGGTCTTTTGTGGAGAGTGAAGGAAGGGATGGCGGAATGTCTGTAATTGAAGAAGCAGCGCCCCCTCTTCAAGTGGGAGAGTCGGTCCCCCCACTTGACTCTGTGATGCGGAGACCTGAAGAGATGGGTCTTAATGTCAGCAAGGGCCGAAAGAAAATCAAGAAGCGAGTGTCATTTTCTGAGCAGCTCTGTACGGAAGAGGAGGTGGAGAAGTCCACTGGGTTGGTCAGTCCCCGGGAGCTGATGTGTGAAGGGGCTCCCGCTGGAGACGTGTCTGACGGAGAGCCTGCTGAGTCTCCCCACATGGGAGACTCAGAGAGGGAAGCTGTGACTGAACTCGGGCCGTTGAGTTACAGTGTACCAGCTTCTGTGGCGGATcacttccccctcccctctcATGAGGCGGGTTTCTCAGAAGGCCCCACGAGTGAAGCAAGCTCAGGGAAAGACACTCCACTCTTGAGCGTTGAGGGAGACAGTACCCTTATGGCTCAAAATCAGAGCAAAGCCAGTGATCATGAAGGTTTATTGTCTGATCCCCTGAGTGACATTCCGTCTGCCTCAGATGTTAAATCTCCAGTCATGGCTGATCTGGACTTAACCCTTCCGTCCATTCCTGAAGTCGCATCGGATGATGAAAGAATAGATCAGGTTGAAGATGACAGAGAGACAGCCAAGGTGGCAACTCTGGAAGTAGGAGCTTCTTCCTTGAGTGGGTTACCTGCCTGTCCTGAGAAGGAAAAGGGGCTGAGTGGTGAGGTAGATGGGTTGGCAGCTCCTGCAGAGAGTGCGTGTGACCTCAGGACAAAAGCACCCAAAGCATCTGTTACAGCTTCTTCAGAGCAGACTACAGCTTTGGGAATTCATAAACCGTATCTTGGCAAGAGCTCACACTTGGATAAACAGCTGCCAGGCACTGGCAGTGGCGAGGAGGAAAAACTGATGGGAAATGGGAGGCCAGGTCAGCCTCCTGATGCGGCCCTGGAATCTCTTATATCTGGCCCCTCCTTTTCTGAGACCTTTCCTGCCACACACTCTTTCTCCAGCTCTCCACACTCTGACACTCACCACACCAGTACAGCAGAATCTCAAAAAAAAGCAACAGCAGAGGGCTCCGCTGGTAAGGTGGAAAATTCTGGCAAGAGGAAGCCGCTTCTTCAGGCCTGGGTCTCACCCTCAGAGACACATCCAGTCTCACCTCAGCCAAGCGCTGGAACTGGGTCAGCCAAGCACAG ACTTCATCCTGTGAAGCCAATGAACACAACAGCCACCAGGATTGCTAACTCCAGCTTGGGAACTGCCACCATCATTAGTGAGAACTTGATCAACGAAGCCATGATGAAG AAATACAACCCCTCGGACCCCGCTTTTGCTTATGCACAGCTCACCCACGATGAGCTGATCCAGTTGGTCCTCAAACAGAAGGAAACAATAAGCAAGAAGGAGTTTCAGGTTCGAGAGCTAGAGGACTACATCGACAATCTGCTAGTCAGGGTCATGGAAgaaacccccaacatcctccgaATTCCGGCTCAGGTCGGCAAAAAAGCAGGGAAGATGTGA
- the RAB11FIP1 gene encoding rab11 family-interacting protein 1 isoform X2, whose protein sequence is MSLAASAGRGPGAVWSPTHVQVTVLQARGLRAKGPGGTSDAYAVIQVGKEKYATSVSERSLGAPVWREEATFELPPLLSTGAAPAAAATLQLTVLHRALLGLDKFLGRAEVDLRELHRDQSRRKTQWYTLKSKPGKKDKERGEIEVDIQFMRNNMTASMFDLSMKDKSRNPFGKLKDKIKGKNKDTASDTASAIVPSMSPSADSDDESSLKDKKKKSKIKNLFSKSNLQKTPLSQSMSVLPTSKSDKVLLCPGEFQSRWEDDDNEDESSSASDVMSHKRTASVDPKQLNQINFNLPKKEGLSFLGGLRSKNDSLSRSNVCINGNHVYMEEPEAKSETKDSTPSPSPSPQGFRKKHLFSSTENLATRSWKEPGEGGAVSSDRGLSESATKDSLKYMSLPSYRPLVSGDNRENLAPATLEAAKETKESKKQENKKSSLLSLVTGKKDVAKGSEGESPPTIPWKEREKEREKEQEKEGTLREVRPGEGGSGPAEDLVKRSEKNTTAVVSGRGKSLNPFEEVQITEPETDPEPKSEPAPPVTSARAPQTKAVKPRLHPVKPMNTTATRIANSSLGTATIISENLINEAMMKKYNPSDPAFAYAQLTHDELIQLVLKQKETISKKEFQVRELEDYIDNLLVRVMEETPNILRIPAQVGKKAGKM, encoded by the exons ATGTCCCTGGCGGCCTCGGCGGGCCGGGGCCCGGGGGCCGTGTGGTCCCCAACGCACGTGCAGGTGACAGTGCTGCAGGCGCGGGGCCTGCGGGCCAAGGGCCCCGGGGGCACGAGCGACGCGTACGCGGTGATCCAGGTGGGCAAGGAGAAGTACGCCACCTCGGTGTCGGAGCGCAGCCTGGGCGCGCCGGTGTGGCGGGAGGAGGCCACCTTCGAGCTGCCGCCGCTGCTATCGACCGGGGCCGCGCCGGCGGCCGCCGCCACCCTGCAGCTCACCGTGCTGCACCGCGCGCTGCTTGGCCTCGACAAGTTCCTGGGCCGCGCCGAGGTGGACCTGCGGGAGCTGCACCGGGACCAGAGCCGCCGGAAGACGCA GTGGTATACCTTGAAATCCAAACCAGGAAAGAAGGATAAAGAGCGAGGAGAAATTGAGGTTGACATCCAATTTATGAGAAACAACATGACTGCTAGCATGTTTGACCTTTCCATGAAAGACAAGTCTCGGAATCCATTTGGGAAACTGAAGGACAAGATCAAGGGGAAGAATAAGGATACTGCATCAGATACTGCTTCAGCCATCGTCCCCAGCATGAGCCCCTCAGCTGACAGTGATGATGAGTCTTCtttgaaagacaagaaaaagaagtcaaagaTCAAGAACTTGTTTTCCAAGTCTAATTTGCAGAAGACGCCGCTTTCCCAGTCCATGTCTGTCCTGCCTACATCAAAGTCAGACAAAGTGCTGCTTTGTCCTGGAGAATTTCAGTCCCGGTGGGAGGATGATGACAATGAGGACGAGTCCTCCTCTGCCTCGGACG TCATGTCTCACAAGAGAACAGCAAGTGTGGATCCTAAGCAACTGAACCAGATCAACTTCAACCTTCCCAAGAAGGAAGGACTCTCCTTTCTTGGTGGCCTTCGGTCTAAGAATGACTCCCTTTCCCGCTCTAATGTCTGTATCAATGGGAACCATGTTTACATGGAGGAGCCGGAAGCCAAGAGTGAGACCAAAGACAGCACCCCTTCTCCTTCCCCGTCGCCCCAGGGCTTCAGGAAGAAGCATTTGTTCTCATCTACAGAAAACCTGGCTACTCGGTCTtggaaggagcctggggaaggaggGGCAGTGTCTTCTGATAGGGGGCTCTCTGAGTCTGCCACAAAAGACTCTCTGAAATACATGTCTCTGCCATCCTACCGGCCACTGGTCAGTGGGGACAATAGGGAGAACCTGGCTCCAGCGACCTTGGAGGCTgcaaaagaaaccaaagaaagcAAGAAGCAGGAGAACAAGAAGTCCTCCTTGCTTTCCCTGGTGACGGGAAAGAAGGATGTGGCCAAGGGCAGTGAAGGCGAAAGCCCTCCTACCATCCcgtggaaggagagggagaaggagagggagaaggagcaggagaAGGAGGGCACGCTTAGGGAAGTCAGACCGGGGGAGGGTGGGTCAGGGCCTGCTGAAGACCTCGTGAAAAGATCCGAGAAGAATACTACGGCTGTTGTCTCTGGACGGGGTAAATCCCTGAACCCCTTTGAGGAAGTGCAGATCACAGAACCGGAAACTGACCCAGAGCCCAAGTCAGAACCTGCACCCCCTGTGACCTCTGCAAGGGCACCCCAGACCAAAGCCGTCAAACCTCG ACTTCATCCTGTGAAGCCAATGAACACAACAGCCACCAGGATTGCTAACTCCAGCTTGGGAACTGCCACCATCATTAGTGAGAACTTGATCAACGAAGCCATGATGAAG AAATACAACCCCTCGGACCCCGCTTTTGCTTATGCACAGCTCACCCACGATGAGCTGATCCAGTTGGTCCTCAAACAGAAGGAAACAATAAGCAAGAAGGAGTTTCAGGTTCGAGAGCTAGAGGACTACATCGACAATCTGCTAGTCAGGGTCATGGAAgaaacccccaacatcctccgaATTCCGGCTCAGGTCGGCAAAAAAGCAGGGAAGATGTGA